The proteins below come from a single Pseudomonas chlororaphis genomic window:
- a CDS encoding acetylornithine deacetylase (catalyzes the formation of L-ornithine from N(2)-acetyl-L-ornithine in arginine biosynthesis) codes for MPLPSMKDQFAALIAAPSVSCTQPGLDQSNSAVIELLAGWLGDLGFCCDIQQVSPGKFNLLASFGSGPGGLVLAGHSDTVPFDGALWQTDPLKLTEVDGRWVGLGSCDMKGFFALVIEAVKPLLDQPFKQPLLILATCDEESSMAGARALAEAGCPLGRAAVIGEPTGLRPIRLHKGVMMERIDILGRSGHSSDPSLGHSALEAMHDAMGELRGLRLQWQREYRNPQFTVPQPTLNFGCIHGGDNPNRICGQCSMEFDLRPLPGMDPQVLRAAIQQKLDPIAERHKVKIDYAPLFPEVPPFEQAEEAELVRVAERLTGHRAEAVAFGTEAPYLQRLGCETLVLGPGDIACAHQPGEYLEMSRLQPTVQLLRQLIGHYCLTPATAG; via the coding sequence ATGCCTTTGCCGTCCATGAAAGATCAGTTCGCTGCCCTGATCGCCGCGCCGTCAGTCAGTTGTACCCAGCCCGGACTGGACCAGTCCAACAGCGCGGTCATCGAACTGCTGGCGGGCTGGCTCGGCGACCTCGGGTTCTGCTGTGACATCCAGCAGGTCAGCCCTGGCAAGTTCAACCTGCTGGCCAGTTTTGGCAGTGGCCCCGGTGGCCTGGTGCTGGCCGGGCACAGTGACACGGTGCCGTTCGACGGTGCGCTGTGGCAGACCGACCCACTGAAACTGACCGAGGTCGATGGTCGTTGGGTGGGCCTGGGCAGTTGCGACATGAAGGGCTTCTTCGCCCTGGTCATCGAAGCGGTCAAGCCGCTGCTGGACCAGCCGTTCAAGCAGCCGCTGCTGATCCTCGCCACCTGCGACGAAGAAAGCTCGATGGCCGGTGCCCGCGCCCTCGCCGAGGCCGGGTGTCCATTGGGGCGCGCGGCCGTCATCGGCGAGCCGACCGGCCTGCGGCCGATCCGCCTGCACAAGGGCGTGATGATGGAGCGCATCGATATCCTCGGGCGCAGTGGCCATTCTTCCGACCCGAGCCTGGGCCACAGCGCCCTCGAAGCGATGCACGACGCCATGGGCGAATTGCGCGGCCTGCGCCTGCAATGGCAGCGCGAATACCGCAACCCGCAATTCACCGTGCCCCAGCCGACCCTGAACTTCGGTTGCATCCATGGCGGCGACAACCCCAACCGGATCTGCGGCCAGTGTTCCATGGAGTTCGACCTGAGGCCCTTGCCAGGCATGGACCCGCAAGTGCTGCGGGCGGCGATCCAGCAGAAGCTCGACCCCATTGCCGAGCGACACAAGGTCAAGATCGACTATGCGCCGCTGTTCCCCGAGGTGCCGCCGTTCGAACAGGCCGAAGAGGCCGAACTGGTGCGTGTGGCCGAGCGACTCACTGGTCATCGTGCCGAAGCAGTAGCGTTCGGCACCGAAGCGCCTTATCTTCAGCGCCTTGGCTGCGAAACCCTGGTCCTGGGCCCCGGAGATATCGCCTGTGCCCACCAACCGGGCGAGTACCTTGAAATGTCACGTTTGCAACCTACCGTACAACTGCTGCGGCAGCTGATCGGCCATTACTGCCTGACGCCGGCCACCGCCGGCTAA
- a CDS encoding peroxidase gives MSLRLGDIAPDFEQDSSAGKIRFHEWLGDSWGVLFSHPADFTPVCTTELGLTAKLKDEFAQRGVKAIALSVDPVDSHHKWIEDINETQNTVVNFPILADADRKVSDLYDLIHPNASDTLTVRSLFVIDPNKKIRLTITYPASTGRNFNEILRVIDSLQLTDNYKVATPANWQDGDEVVIVPSLKDEEELKQRFPKGYRAVKPYLRLTPQPNR, from the coding sequence ATGAGCCTCAGACTGGGCGACATTGCCCCCGATTTCGAACAGGACTCCAGCGCCGGCAAGATCCGCTTCCACGAGTGGCTCGGTGACAGCTGGGGCGTGCTGTTTTCTCATCCGGCGGACTTCACGCCGGTGTGCACCACCGAGCTGGGCCTGACCGCCAAGCTCAAGGATGAGTTTGCCCAGCGGGGCGTCAAGGCCATTGCCCTGTCGGTGGACCCGGTGGATTCGCATCACAAGTGGATCGAAGACATCAACGAAACCCAGAATACCGTGGTCAACTTCCCGATCCTGGCCGACGCCGATCGCAAGGTCTCCGACCTGTACGACCTGATCCACCCCAACGCCAGCGACACCTTGACCGTGCGCTCACTGTTCGTGATTGACCCGAACAAGAAGATTCGCCTGACCATCACCTACCCGGCCAGCACCGGGCGCAATTTCAACGAGATCCTGCGGGTGATCGATTCCCTGCAACTGACCGACAACTACAAGGTCGCCACGCCGGCCAACTGGCAGGATGGCGATGAAGTGGTGATCGTCCCGTCGCTCAAGGACGAAGAAGAACTCAAGCAGCGTTTCCCCAAGGGCTACCGCGCGGTGAAGCCGTACCTGCGCCTTACCCCGCAGCCCAATCGTTAA
- a CDS encoding NAD(P)H-dependent FMN reductase, with amino-acid sequence MLVVSLGGSPSQRSRSGVLLERSQRWLQQQGVEVVSYQVRDFPAEDLLHARFDSPKVVDLLQQIDNADGLLIATPVYKASFSGALKTLLDLLPERALSHKVVLPMATGGSIAHMLAVDYALKPVLSALKAQEMLQGIFAEDSQIAYGEGTAQAQLAPALQQRLNEALEQFFSAMARRPRPLDPHVLNERLLSARWSI; translated from the coding sequence ATGTTGGTCGTCTCACTCGGTGGCAGCCCCAGCCAGCGCTCACGCTCCGGGGTGTTGCTGGAACGCTCGCAACGTTGGTTGCAGCAGCAAGGTGTGGAAGTGGTCAGTTATCAGGTGCGTGATTTTCCGGCTGAAGACTTGCTCCATGCCCGTTTCGACAGCCCCAAGGTGGTCGACCTGCTCCAGCAGATCGACAACGCCGACGGCCTGTTGATCGCGACGCCCGTGTACAAGGCGTCTTTTTCCGGCGCGCTGAAGACGCTGCTGGACTTACTGCCGGAGCGAGCGCTGAGCCACAAGGTCGTGCTGCCCATGGCCACCGGAGGCAGCATCGCCCACATGCTGGCGGTGGACTACGCCCTCAAGCCGGTGTTGTCGGCCCTCAAGGCCCAGGAAATGCTCCAGGGGATCTTTGCCGAAGACAGCCAGATCGCCTATGGCGAAGGCACTGCCCAGGCGCAATTGGCACCGGCCCTGCAACAACGCTTGAACGAAGCCCTGGAGCAGTTTTTCAGTGCCATGGCGCGGCGGCCCAGGCCGCTGGACCCACACGTCTTGAATGAACGCCTGTTGAGTGCTCGCTGGAGCATTTGA
- a CDS encoding porin, whose amino-acid sequence MNKSTLALAVAVGVLAQQAGAAGFIEDSKATLGLRNFYINTDNRDSDANAPRNKANGVQSKSEEWGQGFDLRFISGYTQGTVGFGLDAIGLLGIKLDSGGGSNGATATSYGGTVFPSESNGKAVDNYSSLGLTAKAKISQTELKLGTLQPKLPVIVTNDGRLLPQTFQGGQITSGEIKDLTLVGGQIEHAKGRNSSNNEELSIAGANAHTAAGRDSNKFIYGGGDYKITKDLTAQYYYGNLEDFYKQHFLGLVHSWAIGPGVLKSDLRYFHSTDDGANGHDSAYYTTGDYGTGITRGKVDNNLYSGLFLYTVGGHTFGGGYQVSNGDSDFPWLNQGDGSSAYLTTDMQIAKFARAGERTWQGRYSYDFAKLGVPGLTAGVIYLRGDNIDTTGRVGVAQTNLSATGRSEWERDITVGYVVPEGPLKNVGVMWKNATWRNDIPGQRDQDENRLIVSYSLPLL is encoded by the coding sequence ATGAACAAGTCCACCTTGGCCCTGGCTGTGGCCGTTGGGGTTCTGGCGCAGCAGGCAGGCGCCGCCGGTTTTATCGAAGACAGCAAGGCTACCTTGGGTCTGCGTAACTTCTACATCAACACGGACAACCGTGACTCCGACGCCAACGCCCCTCGCAACAAGGCTAACGGCGTTCAAAGCAAGAGCGAAGAATGGGGCCAGGGTTTTGACCTGCGCTTCATCTCCGGCTACACCCAAGGCACCGTAGGCTTTGGTCTGGATGCCATTGGCCTGCTGGGCATCAAGCTGGATTCGGGCGGCGGTTCCAACGGCGCCACTGCAACCTCCTACGGCGGTACGGTCTTCCCAAGCGAGTCCAACGGCAAGGCTGTCGACAACTACTCCAGCCTGGGCCTGACTGCCAAGGCCAAGATCTCCCAGACTGAACTGAAATTGGGCACCCTGCAGCCAAAACTGCCAGTGATCGTGACCAACGACGGTCGTCTGCTGCCACAAACCTTCCAAGGTGGCCAGATCACTTCCGGCGAGATCAAGGACCTGACGCTGGTCGGCGGTCAGATCGAGCACGCCAAGGGACGTAACTCCAGCAACAACGAAGAGTTGTCCATTGCCGGTGCCAACGCCCACACGGCCGCTGGCCGTGACAGCAACAAGTTCATCTACGGTGGTGGTGACTACAAGATCACCAAGGACCTGACCGCCCAGTACTACTACGGCAACCTGGAAGACTTCTACAAGCAGCACTTCCTGGGTCTGGTTCACAGCTGGGCAATCGGCCCAGGCGTCCTGAAATCCGATCTGCGTTACTTCCACAGCACCGATGACGGCGCCAATGGCCATGATTCGGCTTACTACACCACGGGTGACTACGGTACCGGCATTACCCGCGGCAAAGTCGATAACAACCTGTACAGCGGCCTGTTCCTGTACACCGTGGGTGGACACACCTTCGGTGGTGGCTACCAGGTCAGCAATGGCGACAGCGACTTCCCTTGGCTGAACCAGGGTGATGGCTCGTCGGCCTACCTGACCACCGACATGCAAATCGCCAAGTTCGCCCGTGCCGGCGAACGCACCTGGCAGGGTCGCTACTCCTATGACTTCGCCAAGCTTGGCGTACCTGGCCTGACAGCCGGCGTTATCTACCTGCGTGGCGATAACATCGATACCACCGGCCGTGTAGGCGTGGCACAGACCAACCTGTCGGCCACTGGCCGTTCCGAGTGGGAACGTGACATCACCGTCGGCTACGTCGTACCGGAAGGTCCGCTGAAAAACGTTGGCGTCATGTGGAAAAACGCCACCTGGCGCAACGACATCCCAGGTCAGCGCGACCAGGATGAAAACCGCCTGATCGTCAGCTACTCGCTGCCGCTGCTGTAA
- a CDS encoding N-acetylglutamate synthase (catalyzes the formation of N-acetyl-L-glutamate from L-glutamate and acetyl-CoA in arginine biosynthesis), with the protein MPEYVNWLRHASPYINAHRDCTFIVMLPGDGVEHPNFGNIVHDLVLLHSLGVRLVLVHGSRPQIETRLAARGLTPHYHHGMRITDAATLECVIDAVGQLRIAIEARLSMDMASSPMQGSRLRVASGNLVTARPIGVLEGVDYHHTGEVRRVDRKGINRLLDERSIVLLSPLGYSPTGEIFNLACEDVATRAAIDLAADKLLLFGAEQGLIGEDGRLVRELRPQQVPAHMQRLGSDYQAELLDAAAQACRGGVARSHIVSYAEDGALLAELFTRDGSGTLVAQEQFEVVREAAIEDVGGLLDLISPLEEQGILVRRSREVLEREIEQFSVVEREGMIIACAALYQIADSDAGELACLAVNPEYRHGGRGDELLERIETRARAQGLKTLFVLTTRTAHWFRERGFEPSSVERLPAARASLYNYQRNSKIFEKSL; encoded by the coding sequence ATGCCCGAATACGTTAATTGGCTTCGTCACGCTTCGCCCTATATCAATGCCCACCGTGATTGCACCTTCATCGTCATGCTGCCCGGCGACGGGGTGGAGCACCCCAACTTCGGCAATATCGTCCATGACCTCGTGCTCCTGCACAGCCTGGGCGTGCGCCTGGTGCTGGTCCATGGCTCGCGTCCGCAGATCGAGACCCGTCTGGCCGCGCGAGGCCTGACGCCGCACTACCATCACGGCATGCGCATCACCGATGCCGCGACCCTGGAATGCGTGATCGACGCCGTGGGCCAGCTGCGCATCGCCATCGAGGCACGCCTGTCCATGGACATGGCGTCCTCGCCCATGCAGGGCTCGCGGTTGCGGGTCGCCAGCGGCAACCTGGTCACCGCACGGCCCATCGGCGTGCTGGAAGGCGTGGATTACCACCACACCGGCGAAGTGCGTCGGGTCGATCGCAAAGGCATCAACCGCCTGCTGGACGAGCGCTCCATCGTACTGCTGTCGCCGCTGGGGTATTCACCCACCGGGGAAATCTTCAACCTCGCCTGTGAAGACGTCGCCACCCGGGCCGCCATCGACCTGGCGGCCGACAAGCTGTTGCTGTTCGGCGCCGAGCAGGGGCTGATCGGCGAGGACGGTCGGCTGGTGCGCGAGTTGCGCCCCCAACAGGTGCCGGCCCACATGCAGCGCCTGGGCAGCGACTACCAGGCCGAATTGCTGGATGCCGCCGCCCAGGCCTGCCGTGGCGGCGTGGCACGCAGCCATATCGTCAGCTACGCCGAGGACGGTGCGCTGCTGGCCGAACTGTTCACCCGCGACGGCAGCGGGACCCTGGTGGCCCAGGAGCAGTTCGAAGTGGTTCGCGAAGCGGCCATCGAAGACGTCGGCGGCTTGCTGGACCTGATCAGCCCGTTGGAAGAACAAGGGATCCTGGTCCGTCGCTCCCGCGAAGTGCTGGAGCGTGAGATCGAACAGTTCAGCGTGGTCGAGCGCGAAGGGATGATCATCGCCTGCGCGGCGTTGTACCAGATCGCCGATTCGGACGCCGGGGAGCTGGCCTGCCTGGCGGTGAACCCGGAATACCGCCACGGTGGCCGGGGTGATGAACTGCTGGAGCGGATCGAGACCCGCGCCCGTGCCCAAGGGCTCAAGACCCTGTTCGTGCTCACCACCCGGACCGCCCACTGGTTCCGCGAGCGCGGTTTCGAACCCAGCAGCGTCGAACGCCTGCCGGCCGCGCGGGCCTCGCTCTACAACTACCAGCGCAACTCGAAAATCTTCGAGAAATCCCTGTAG
- a CDS encoding toxin-antitoxin antitoxin component: MVDDVLINKAASIERCVARVREEYDKDPATFATDFTRQDSAILNIQRACEAALDMGQHLIRRERLGVPQSARDVFELLFQGGWVAEGLVKSMKNMVGFRNIAVHDYQALQLPIMIAIITRHLDDFLAFSAFILRKDATRPAP; the protein is encoded by the coding sequence ATGGTCGATGACGTCCTGATCAATAAAGCGGCGAGTATCGAACGCTGTGTGGCCAGAGTGCGGGAGGAATATGACAAGGACCCTGCCACCTTCGCCACGGATTTCACTCGCCAGGACTCAGCCATCCTGAATATCCAGCGTGCCTGTGAAGCGGCGCTGGACATGGGGCAGCATTTGATTCGCCGTGAGCGACTGGGTGTCCCGCAAAGTGCCCGGGACGTGTTCGAGTTGCTTTTTCAAGGTGGCTGGGTGGCGGAAGGCCTGGTGAAAAGCATGAAGAACATGGTGGGTTTCAGGAACATCGCCGTACATGATTACCAGGCCCTGCAACTGCCGATCATGATCGCGATCATCACCCGGCACCTGGACGACTTTCTGGCATTCAGTGCGTTCATTCTGCGCAAAGATGCAACCCGGCCCGCACCATAA
- a CDS encoding ABC transporter substrate-binding protein: MRTVILRRGLVALFAAAVSFGAITQAQAETLRIGYQKYGTLVLLKAKGTLEKRLAAQGVDVQWTEFPGGPQLLEGLNVGSIDFGVTGETPPVFAQAAGADLLYVAYEPPAPTSEAILVPKGSPIQSVQDLKGKKVALNKGSNVHYLLVRALEDAGLKYTDIQTVFLPPADARAAFERGSVDAWVIWDPYQAAAEQQLQARTLRDGQGIVDNHQFYLATKPYAQQHPQVITALVDEVRAVGEWSKANPEDVTKQVSPLLGLPEPITLTSMKRQGFGASFLTPDVVAAQQKIADSFYQLKLIPKPLSIKDVIWTPPAAVANAQ, translated from the coding sequence ATGCGCACTGTCATTTTGCGTCGCGGGCTGGTCGCTCTGTTTGCTGCGGCTGTGTCCTTCGGCGCTATTACCCAGGCTCAAGCCGAGACCTTGCGGATCGGTTATCAGAAGTACGGCACCCTGGTGCTGCTCAAGGCCAAGGGCACCTTGGAAAAACGCCTGGCCGCCCAAGGCGTGGATGTGCAATGGACCGAGTTTCCCGGCGGCCCGCAACTGCTTGAAGGCCTGAACGTCGGCTCCATCGATTTCGGCGTGACCGGCGAAACCCCGCCGGTGTTCGCCCAGGCCGCTGGCGCCGACTTGCTCTACGTGGCGTATGAACCGCCTGCGCCCACCAGCGAAGCGATCCTGGTGCCCAAGGGGTCGCCCATCCAGTCGGTGCAAGACCTCAAGGGCAAGAAAGTCGCGCTGAACAAAGGTTCCAATGTCCACTACCTGCTGGTGCGGGCGTTGGAAGATGCAGGTCTGAAATACACCGACATCCAGACCGTTTTCCTGCCACCGGCCGACGCCCGTGCCGCATTCGAACGCGGCAGTGTCGACGCCTGGGTGATCTGGGATCCGTACCAGGCCGCCGCCGAGCAACAGTTGCAGGCACGGACCCTGCGCGACGGCCAGGGCATCGTCGACAACCATCAGTTCTACCTCGCCACCAAGCCCTATGCGCAGCAGCATCCCCAGGTCATCACCGCCCTGGTGGACGAAGTGCGTGCCGTGGGGGAGTGGTCCAAGGCCAATCCCGAAGACGTGACCAAACAGGTGTCGCCACTGCTCGGCCTGCCTGAGCCGATCACCCTGACCTCGATGAAACGCCAGGGGTTCGGTGCCTCGTTCCTCACACCCGACGTGGTGGCAGCCCAGCAGAAAATC
- a CDS encoding DNA polymerase subunit beta, with protein sequence MNTQALLTHLQHHLPDLLAVYLFGSHAQGTAGPDSDVDMAVLLAGQADPVLLWQLSGDLADIAGSPVDLIDLRGATTVMQYQIVTRGRRLWAKDVQAGLFESFILSEKTAFDAARAGLLEDIHKEGTVYGR encoded by the coding sequence ATGAACACTCAAGCCTTGCTGACTCACCTGCAACATCATCTGCCGGACTTACTGGCGGTGTACCTGTTCGGCAGCCACGCGCAGGGGACCGCCGGGCCTGACAGCGACGTCGACATGGCGGTGCTCCTGGCCGGCCAGGCGGACCCGGTACTGCTATGGCAGCTTTCGGGAGACCTGGCCGATATCGCTGGAAGTCCGGTGGATCTGATTGATCTACGTGGGGCCACGACGGTGATGCAGTACCAGATCGTGACCCGAGGTCGCCGATTGTGGGCCAAAGACGTACAGGCGGGCTTGTTCGAGAGTTTTATTCTCAGCGAGAAAACGGCCTTCGACGCGGCTCGCGCAGGCCTGCTCGAGGATATTCACAAGGAAGGCACCGTGTATGGTCGATGA